Sequence from the Denticeps clupeoides chromosome 20, fDenClu1.1, whole genome shotgun sequence genome:
AAAAGAATCACCGTCCAGACTCGGCAAAAAGTCACAAAACACCTTCCAAATGGACCAAAACACATGGAGTCTGTTCTTCAGAAAGCAAGACATGAAGTCATCCCCTTTACCCACCGACACGCGCCAGGACGTTCTTCTTTTTTCCAAAAGCAAGCAATTACATGCATGGCTTCCAACAAACAGATAATCAGCAGCAATTTTTCATGTTTGgtcatttttaaatttgaaGGACAAATATGTAACATACACAGCTTGGGATCAAAAGGAATTAAAaaggaagggtggtagtagcctagtgggtaagacactcgcctgtgaacaaggagacacaggttcaaaccccacttactaccattgtgtccctgagcaagacacttaaccctgagtgtctccagggggggactgtccctgtaactactgattgtaagttgctctggataagggcgtctggtaaatgcagtaaatgtaattgtaaatgtaaattactttaCCAACAATTTTACTTACAATGTTCAATATTTTAACCCCAAAACAGTTCCCTTCTCTTGCTTACATTTGTCACATTCATCAGGAATATTTGGATTGAAGTTGTGTAACTTAACTGGAGTGATGTATTGTCTACTCAGCCATTTATACTGACGCAGTCTCAAATGGGTGTTCCTTGTCTGAGTTTAAGCTTTTAAACATGCTATTTACCGCCATTCCTCAGTTATATTGACCTGCAGGTCAGATCGCCATGCTTGAAGTCTGTCATTAAATTATTCTTTAGATTTGGCCATaaattgcaaatatttgaaaaagtCTTTTGATGAATTTCAGACCTTGTCCTAATTTCTTCAAAAGACATGAGTTTTCCTTCATTATAGAGATCAGATGCCCTACTAATACCTTGTATTGACCAGATTTTAATACCTGGGTCATCTCTACCAGGGCGGAAATTTTCATTGCCAAAAACTGGTGAAAGTTGTGATAATTCACCTAAATGAGTAAGAGCCTCAAACCGAACTACTATAGCTCATTCcatttttatacaaatgttCTTACATCACACCACGACCTAGACCTTGCTTTATTGTGGTCGTCAGATCCTCATTTGGAAGTCCCTGATGTCGCCACGACCTCACGATTGTCCTGCAGATGCGCGTGCGcacacaggccacgcccacatgtTTGCAGATGTTATAGAGTCAACATATGTATTGCAGAATTGAATTATTATAATCGATTCTGAGATACTGACAATGTTGAGTAACATCGcggaaaaaaatacatcatgAAAATATAGGTCACGGTACGAAATTTCTTATAAATGTAGTAGCAACGACAATTATCACAACAACAGTAGTAAAAATAGCACATTGGtgagaatatgaaaaaaattaatgtggAAATATAAACGACTAAATGAAATATGATGAGCACACCGCTAATGCCGGGAAAGTGTGACAGAACTCATTTCCTTACCACTTTCATGCCGAAGTTGTTTGTGTTCGTGGCCCGCAGCTGTTGTGCCCGGCGAGCCGGAGCACTTTCTCGGCCCCAGGTACTCCGTTCCGCCGGATTTCTCACCAGAGGAAGAACAGAAGAGCCACATCTCGCCCCATGACCGGCGCTGGGCtgctgcgctctgattggcgCCGGTGGGTCACGTGACAAACCGCGGCAGCCTCTGCACATGCGCAGATCTGTACTGTACGCGCACAGACGAATCTGCGAGGACGCGGCCGCGCCGTCTATCCCGCGCAGCTACAGATCTGGCAGCGAGGTGGAGAGCCGAACTTGTCACATGATCGCTTGTGTGGCGCCTGTTCTCTCGTCATGTTAGTAAACCGGATCCTTGCctctttattaattattatttgttaatacCAGCATTTGGACGTTAGGCGTTGGCTTAAAAACGTAGCTGCTCAGATTGTTTGAAAGAAGTCCGTGTTGTTTCCCCGTGTTGGGCTCATTTTCAGATCTGCACACTTCCTCATCTGTCGTCGTCACCTCAtgctcttcttttttcccgcaGATTGGCCTTTAATGATGCCCTTGTCTGCCTGGCTCCTGCTCCTTGTCGGGGCCGCTCCCCTGGTTTCCGTCTCTGTCGGATCCCGGGCTCCCAATGCGTCTCTTCCTCTGGTTCTGTGGCATGGaatgggtgagagagagaaagagacgcTATACAGAgagttctttacatttacagctttttaaaagccatgTTCATGCAGGAGACAGCTGCTGCAACCCCCTGAGCATGGGATCTATAAAGAAGATGGTGGAAGAAGACGTTCCAGGAATTTACGTGCTCTCTCTGATGATTGGGAAATCTGTAGTTCAGGTATTGTTCACCGTGAACACACTTTCATTTACActcactcttatccagagcgacttacaatcagtagtgacagggacaggagacactcgaacctgggactttgtggtcaggTGTGTTACCACCCGCTTGTATAATACACATAATtctattttgcttttatatattgACACGTCGGGAATGGAATTCACCTTCCCTTGTTTTTAAGGACACTGAGAATGGCTTCTTCATGGATGTGAACGAGCAAGTGTCCTTTGCGTGCAACCAACTGTCAAAAGATCCGGAACTCCAGAGTGGCTATAACGCCATGGGCTTTTCTCAAGGTGGACAGTTCTTGTGAGTAGAAATTCAGGGACTTACCAAACACGCCCGAACTGAGCCGACCTGTTCCAGACACAGACCGTGTTCCCGCAGGAGGGCGGTTGCTCAGAGATGTCCGTCTCCGCCCATGAGGAACCTGATTTCGGTCGGGGGACAGCAGCAGGGTAAATGAGTCCCCCGCGAGGCTGCCGGGCCGGTGTGCACGTTTCTGTGAGTCACGCGCAGCTCTGGTTCCTTGTCAGGAGTGTACGGCCTGCCTCGGTGCCCTGGGGAGAGCTCGCACATCTGCGACTGGATACGCAAGATGCTCAACTCCGGCGCGTACTCCGATTTCGTCCAGAAACAGTAAGCGCGTCCAGCCGCAGAGACTTTTCGTTTTGGCCGGTGGGTTGACGCCATTTGTTTCAGTTGCATTTCCCCAAAGTCTCACCATCTTTGTCCCAGAAATGAGCGTTTTGCTGGTATGTCTGTACAACTTCTCACCATCAGGACATATTGTATAATTATCAGCAGATGCACAGATGAAGAGGGTCGATAAAGAAGGCAATAAGTACATAGAGATTTCACAGTACATCCGTCATTATTGTGGAACTGGTTGGGTATCTTACGGAATTACACTCCTGTTTTTAAAGATATGACCTCACACAACAAATTTGGGAACGTGCTGCAGGACCACATGGCTGCGTTCCACCTTAATCTGAAATTCCTGTGAGCTTTTCCCTCTGAAAGCTGGCTGGCcgtctgtgttgtgttgttctcCGCCTCTTCCCTCCACAGCCTTGTTCAAGCGCAGTACTGGCACGACCCTTTAAATGGGGACTTGTACAAGGAGAAAAGTCTCTTCCTCGCTGACATAAACCAGGAGCGGGTACGTCGGTATCTGACCGACTGTTCTTaattacgaaaaaaaaaaaaaaaaaaaaaagttcattccTCTGTGATTTCATTTAATTGCCGTTGGCTTTAGGGCATTAATGAGACCTACAAGAAGAACCTGATGTCCCTTAATAAATTTGTCATGGTCAAGTTTCTGCAGGACTCGGTTGTGGACCCAGTTGACACCGAGGTAATGAAGAGCCCAGACTGATCAGCATTATCAATATTAaccagaaatgtgtgtgtaactcacttttaatttagatattttatcattttttatatgTGCAAATATCACCCTGTCCCAGTGGTTTGGCTTCCTGAAACCAGGTCAAGCTGAAGAGACCGAGACTCTGCAGGACAGCGTTATATATAAGGAGGTGAGGAAGTTATATCATGTGATTTATGTTCCTCTTTCAGAACATCTTGTTAAAGTTTTGCGTCCCCATTTAAGGATCGCCTGGGTCTGGCGGAAATGGATAAAGCCGGGAAGCTGGTTTTCTTGGCTACAGAAGGAGACCATCTGCAGTTTACCCGGGCGTGGTTTGATGAGAACCTGTTGCCTTACTTGCACTAAACACACTCCAGCATGTAGTTTTTAAGGTTTATCATCAGTTCTTTCCTTTTAAATTGCACTGAATCTTTTTAATTCCTAATGAGTTGATTTTTGCATTTAAACATGTACTTCTACTGTCATTTCATGATGTTCCAAACTGT
This genomic interval carries:
- the LOC114770199 gene encoding palmitoyl-protein thioesterase 1-like isoform X2, producing the protein MMPLSAWLLLLVGAAPLVSVSVGSRAPNASLPLVLWHGMGDSCCNPLSMGSIKKMVEEDVPGIYVLSLMIGKSVVQDTENGFFMDVNEQVSFACNQLSKDPELQSGYNAMGFSQGGQFLRAVAQRCPSPPMRNLISVGGQQQGVYGLPRCPGESSHICDWIRKMLNSGAYSDFVQKHLVQAQYWHDPLNGDLYKEKSLFLADINQERGINETYKKNLMSLNKFVMVKFLQDSVVDPVDTEWFGFLKPGQAEETETLQDSVIYKEDRLGLAEMDKAGKLVFLATEGDHLQFTRAWFDENLLPYLH
- the LOC114770199 gene encoding palmitoyl-protein thioesterase 1-like isoform X1, coding for MIACVAPVLSSYWPLMMPLSAWLLLLVGAAPLVSVSVGSRAPNASLPLVLWHGMGDSCCNPLSMGSIKKMVEEDVPGIYVLSLMIGKSVVQDTENGFFMDVNEQVSFACNQLSKDPELQSGYNAMGFSQGGQFLRAVAQRCPSPPMRNLISVGGQQQGVYGLPRCPGESSHICDWIRKMLNSGAYSDFVQKHLVQAQYWHDPLNGDLYKEKSLFLADINQERGINETYKKNLMSLNKFVMVKFLQDSVVDPVDTEWFGFLKPGQAEETETLQDSVIYKEDRLGLAEMDKAGKLVFLATEGDHLQFTRAWFDENLLPYLH